In Planococcus citri chromosome 4, ihPlaCitr1.1, whole genome shotgun sequence, the genomic window CCACCTCCTCCTGGTTCTGGCAACATGAATAATGGACTAAATGCTGGGATAGGATTGAACGGCAATGGTTTGGGTGCAAATGTATCAGGACCAGGTGGTTTTGGAGCTGGTGGTAATGTAGGATTAACCTCAGCTGGTGGAGGTATTCAAACACCAGCCGGTAATCTTGGTGGTAATCTTGGTGTAGATAGCAATGGTGTAAAAGGAGGAGTTACCACACCTGTAGGCGATCTGAATGCTGGAGCTGGTTTCAACAATAACTCTTTGAACGCTGGACTGAATACACCAATTGGTGGAGCAGGAGCTGGAATAGGAACAAATGGACTTGCTGCAAATGCTAATCTTGGAGGTGATCATGGCATCGGTATGGGAGGACAAATAAGTGGTAATGGCGGTCTTCAAAGTAGTCTCGGAGCAAATGTCCTCGGTGCCCAAGCTAATGTTGGTGGAGGAATAGGTGGAGGAGGCGGTGCTGGAGGAAGTGCTTCTTTGTCTGTCTAAGACTCATACTTTTTGAATACTTGCTTCTTGTCAAGGAAGTGAGATACTTCACGAGTTTTCGCGATGTTTAATTTCAAGTGGGtacttataattatttttgtaagctctatttctatttatttcctttcgtttcaaaataaaattagaagattcaaaattttcatcgcgaattttttaaactagaaattgtatgtatttttcatatcaaGTTACCTACATCTAATTTATAGCAATTCCTATTATTGTATAGTATTTAACTATTTATGTATAATGTTGTGACGGATATTGTAGtgcaaataaatattttttcttcatgccataactttttattttattatttttaccataCCTACATTGATATTTTTCAGCGATTGAGTTCATAAAAGAAAAAGCAATGAAAATGTATcaaattaaaaagtttaaataggGATTTTTACTTTACAATACGTAATTCTACTTCTTGACATTTTATTTGTACAATATAAGTAATTATGTACATGAAAAGAAAAGATAAAGCTGGGTActaatgtcaaattttcagaattcaaacACCGCATTTGgcacaattttcttttttgaccaCTTACACCTAGAGAAAAACattcagacccccccccccccaccatcaATCCCTCCAGcaggaatttgaaattaattttggcagCTAAAGTCGAGTTGCGGCTCTCGAACTatcgagtttatccacatttggtcCAATTTCCATATGGAAACCTCGAGTGTGTTTTTCTGACCGCCatatttggaaaagaaaaaacccaaatttttgctgaaatttacACGAATGGCTGTCGCTGCACAATGTCTGAAACTACCCCTCGAATCCGAATTTCCAACGCGACTTTCCATTCATGTAGAATTTTAAAGGcatgaaaattaattctgcaagcTAAAATCGAATTGTGGCTCATTTTTGATCTGTTTAAagaatttattaatatttaaaaattatagaaaaattgaaaattatgccaAGGGCTTTAGAATgaccaaaaataatgaaattcacATCGAAGAAGTTGATATtggtttcaggactaatttccgcaattttcaatgaataaatacatatttttttgaaaaagcatattAAATAGTAAagtttgaattctcaaaaattcgccaaaaatcaaaaaaccatttcGGGTACTTCAAATTTACGTATTGGAGGTTCCAGACACCGATCTTTTCGAAATgacagtcccgttcaaatcggaaccGGGCACCTCGAGAGGTTCTATTGTTAACTAAGGTACAGGGTGCTCGAAAATTCCATGCACTCTTTTTTGATATCATTTAAAACGATCCATCTATCGAACAAAAATAAATGGAGTGGAATAACGAAATTATTCCTCTAAGaacatcaccaaaaattgattataattttttaacaacaatttttgagagtttgaaCGAAATATTCGTCGTAATTCTATATAGCAGACGCCTACCGAAATCTCACGCGATCCTTCAAgcaaattaatgaaataaaatgaagaacTCGCCATTACTCAGCCTGATATgtatattattgaaaaagtatATTCAACAGTTTCAAGTGTCAAAGacaacgaaaaaataattttggtatttttgaaggTGTTCTCCATGAAAATAGATCCGAAAATTAGACCATATCGAAGATCTAGATCTCATAACATTGGTAACATGTGACATCTTTAATATGGCTCAATTACTTTTACgtgcaaaaaaaatagaaacaaaaaccACCGCGAATGTCCCTTGAGAGGGTCCAACAAGtctccaaatttcaaaaagttcggtctaaaattgcaaaaaatgaacatttcaacGAATAGTCTATTTTTTGAGGTACAGGAGATGAGAATCATGATTCAGAGGGCCAAATATTgaggacatttttcaattataaggATTATAATTTCCAAcacgtaatttcaaaatattttcgtacGAGGGAGGGGGTTACCGAACAAGtaaaaattaatctttttttttcaacgaaactttttttcattcattttattttccaacttcaaaaaactgaaaaaagaaagtaaaaatctgtctccaatgaaaaaaaaaaaaaaaaaaaaaaaaatagaatcctCAAGAAGGCTGAAATTAATAGCATTATGTTAATTTGAATAACCAAAAATaatttggagcatttttttttaaattcggattATGAATTTGCgagggcaaaaaaattttcgtcacaCCCTTTTGTACTCTATCTACAGCtgaatactttttaaaaatattaccaatgtAATCGAATataaaatttctaattaatCATGTCATTTGACATTAAAAGAATAGAGACATGTTTTCATTACcagataaaaaaattacgatgcaAAATAAATATCAACGATACACCATTTACACGCAACGACGTTCAAAATTTAGTCTCCAGATAGGTATATATGTAAAATACATAGCgtcatttgaaaacattttcgatttatttgcaATACGATCAAAATGATAAAACCGTTCTATTACTTCGTGTTATTGGTGGTTCTAAATGCGGTAAGTATAGATGGGAGAtagtaaaacaataaaataatcatcTTACGATAAAACATCTTTCGTTAATGTGTAATTTCTTCTGTTCTACTCCCTTCAGATATGGAGCAATGTTGTATTCTGCGAAGAGACCAACTTCGTAAGAGACTTGGAATTGGAAACGAACTCGTTCACAGCAAGAGCAGTTCCTTTGGACGATGATGTATACGAGATCGAAGAAATTTCCGGTATTCATGGTGCTGTAGAAAATCATGATATTCCGTGAAGCTGTCATCACgtaataaattttccaactaaAAACCCacagttttgttatttttatccGATGGGGTTGTGCTCGCCACGTAAAGTCAAGTAACCGGTGATAATATCGCTTGGTAGACTTCTCACAGTGCTGAATTCTTCGACCATCGAATAATAAAGTTTCGTTTGAGGATCCATGTACTTCGCCTGAAGAATATTTCAAGTTAATCAATAGgcaaaggtaaaaaaaataataaaaatacgaaaaatttaaGCATACAGGTAATCCAGAAATATCGGAGTACTTTTTGGCTGGTTTGAAAAGTGGCGGTGCAACGATAGAACTATCTGTAAATCAAATTCgcaagttgattttaaaaaaatatttatgttaTTCATCTCAGTTCTCAGCAATATTTATTTATCGACGCTTACAATGAATCACGTCTTTCGCCCAAGGAAGATTTCTTTCTTGAGATATGATTTGCTTGAgcgatttccaaattttctttttattcgaTACATTCCTATAATGCTATTTTAAACAGACGCGTATAAAGATATTAATGCTTAATGATTCCAACGATAAGAACGTGTTCTAATCTCTAATCAATACACTTACACTAAACGAACGATCTTTAAATACGAATTTCCTTTCTTCTTTAATGTGCGTTTCTTCAATCACTTGAGAGGAATCCATACCGAAGCACAGCTATCTGTAAAAAGAACGAATAGTATTTCAGAGTTGCACAATATCTAAATTTTAATCCACTCGGGATGacgtgaagaaattgaaatcagaTTCGTGTTATTAAATATTCAATTACTAAAAAGATGTCGATTAAGATAAATTTTAATAGATTTAGAGACGGCGTAATGGCAAATTTGATCTTATTCATGGTTAAACAGTGgccaaattttattgaaaattcacgtAATCAAGTTGTGTAATAAAATTCCATAATAAGAAGCAGTATGTGCGCGTTCGCGTGTCTTTTTGCGACGAACGATGGGAAATCGAGCAGTAAAGGGAGTCGAAAATTCAAAGGTAATACAAAAATATTCTGtagttgatcattttttggggaaatccGGTCAATTGGCTTGATAACGATCTGGAATGGTATCGAAATGAGCTCATCGTGACTCAAAATTCTGACAAGAAATTTgctaaaagtataaaaaaaagcTTCTCTGTAGATAGAGTGGATTAGAAACGATGGAAATATTTTACTTACtgtatccaaatttttgatcaaatttttcgagAGTCCTTTTGACGACAATGAGGGTATTATGTTTGATAATCCAGCACTTTTAAAAGCACAAAATGAGTCttattttcgagtattttcaatattttatctgAAGTCGCCGGTGTTAATTTGGTTTGGTGCGAAGAAAAATGATAAGacttgacagaaaatgtttACGCTGAATTCACATTGTTGAACCAAGCGAAGCACAACATTTTTGCTGCGTCCAAAAATTACACAGTTtttcgattgaattttttctcacaacACTACGAGATTTGTTTAGATTTTTCTAGTATTGACAAGGTGAGATgatagataaaaaaattaggtataataaaaataattaaaaagatGTAAGATCATTAAAATAAACGatgcagaaaaattgaaaaaattcgatgaatGGCCTTGACTTTCGAAAgagtgtttattttattttatggcgAAAATTTACAACATTGATAAGAATTTTACGAAGTGaagttttaaattgaataattatctAATATCTACTTGTACTGCGTAGCACACTCTTGagagaattaaaattgaaacaaacatTTTAATA contains:
- the LOC135846099 gene encoding INO80 complex subunit C, which codes for MDSSQVIEETHIKEERKFVFKDRSFSHYRNVSNKKKIWKSLKQIISQERNLPWAKDVIHYSSIVAPPLFKPAKKYSDISGLPAKYMDPQTKLYYSMVEEFSTVRSLPSDIITGYLTLRGEHNPIG